The Pseudomonas multiresinivorans DNA window TGCGCGCGTGACTGCACTTTGCGATCATTTGCGAATAGTTATCGTTTTTGAACTTGATCCCATTCGGGTCATTGGGGGAGTAGCTTGTCGGCCATCCAGATGGGTAGCGGCGAACTCGTTGGCGCCTTGTATCGCGATCACCGCGACTGGCTGACTGCCTGGCTGAACCGCAACCTGGGCTGTCCGCAGCGCGCCGAAGACCTGAGCCAGGACACCTTCGTCCGCGTGCTCGGCCGTCGCGAGCTGCCTTTCCTGCGCGAACCGCGCGCCTTCCTGGTCACCGTCGCCAAGGGCCTGCTGGTGGATCACTGGCGCCGCGTGGCGCTGGAGCAGGCCTACCTGGAAGAGCTGAAGTTCCTGCCCGAAGCCGTGCAGCCCTCGGCCGAGGAACACTGCCTGATCCTCGCCGACCTGCGCGAGATCGACCGCCTGCTGGGCAAGCTGTCCACCCGCGCGCGCAGCGCCTTCCTGCTCAACCGCCTGGATGGCCTGGGCCACGCCGAGATCGCCGAACAACTGGGCGTTTCCGTGCCGCGGGTGCGCCAGTACATCGCCCAGGGCCTGCGCCAGTGCTACATCGCCTTGTACGGCGAGCCGACGTGAAGGGACCGGTTTCCCTGCAGGTGCTGGACGAGGCGATCAGCTGGCAGCTGCGCCTGGGCTCCGGGGAGTCGCGCCCGGACGATGAAGCTGCCTTCGCTCGCTGGCATTCCGCCCACAGCGAACATGCCCGCGCCTGGAGCCAGTTGGGCATGCTCGACCGCAGCCTTGCCGGCGCCGCCCCCAAGGCCGCACGCAATGCCTTGCTGCGCTCGCCCGGCGAGTCGCGGCGCAAGGTCCGCCGGCTGGCCGGCACCGGGCTGTCGCTGCTGCTGCTCGGCGCGCTCGCGCTAGGCGTAGGCAATCGCTATACGCCGGTACGCTACGTCTTCTCCGACCTGGTAACCGCCACCGGCGAGCAGCGCGAACTGCGCCTGCCGGACAACACCCTGCTCAAGCTCAACAGCCGCACCGCCGTCGACGTGCGCTTCGACGCCCAGCAGCGCCGCATCGTGCTGCTCAGCGGCGAGATCCTGGTGGAGACCGCCCACGGCGACAGCCGTCCGTTCATCGTCGAAACCGACGAGGGCCGCCTGCGTGCCCTCGGCACGCGCTTCCTGGTGGAGCGCGACGAAGGCGACAGCACCTTGCTCAGCGTCCTGCAGTCCGCCGTGGCCGCGCGCCCCGAACAACTGCCGGACGAGCGCGTGATCAACCAGGGCCAGCAGGTACGTGTGCGCGCCAACGGCTTCGGCACAGTGGAGGCCAACAGTGCCACTGCCGATGCCTGGACCCACGGCATGCTGGTGGTGGACAACGTGCGCCTGAGCGAGCTGATCGACCAACTGGCTCGCTACAGCCCCGGCTACCTGGCGGTGGACCCGGCGCTGGCGGACCTGCGCATCACCGGCAGCTTCCCGCTGAAGAACATCGACCTGGCGCTGAGCTCGCTGGAGCCGACGCTGCCGGTGCGTATCGAGAAGCACGGCCCCTGGTGGTCGCGCGTGGTACCGCGCGGCTGAACGCAAACGCCCCGTAGGAGCGGACTCTGTCCGCGATGGCCTCCGACGCGATGCGGACCTATCGCGGACGAAGTCCGCTCCTACAAAAACCCCGCCTAAGCAGAAGGCCGAATTTTTTTCACCCAGCCCTATCACTTTTTGATTCTCGTCCGGCAAGGAGGCATCGAGAAACGTTTTCATTCAGGAGTCGTTTTCAATGCGCCGCCCGTTCGAGCTTTCGCTTCGCCCTTGTCTGCTGGCCACCGCCATTCTGCTGGCAACCTCCTCGGCCCTCGCCGCCGACGCCGTGCGTGATTACCAACTGCCCGCCGGCCCGCTGGCCAGCACCCTCAACCGCATCGCCGCCGAAGGTGGCCTGAGCCTGAGCCTCGACCCGGCACTGGCCCAGGGCCGCAGCGCGCATGCCGTGCAGGGCCGCTTCGATGCCGCCAGCGCACTGCGCCAGGCGCTGCAGGGCACCGGGCTGGAGCTGGTGGAAAGCGAATCGGGCAGCTACAGCCTGCGCCCGGTGCCCAGCGACACCCTGTCGATGTCCGCCACCACCATCAGCGGTACCCAGGAAGACCCGGACGGCCCGACCGTCGGCTACCTCGCCACCCGCACCCGCGCCGGCACCAAGACCGACACCCCGCTGCTGGAAGCCCCGCGCTCCATCTCCGTCGCCACCCGCGAGCAGATGCAGGACCGCAACGTACAGAGCCTGGACGACGCGGTGCGCTACATGCCCGGCGTGATCGCCAGCAGCTACGGCAACGATACCCGCGCCGAATGGCTGAAGGTACGCGGCTTCGAGCCGACCCAGTTCCTCGACGGCCTGCCGCTGCCCAAGGGCTCCTACGTGATGCCCAAGCTGGAAACCTGGGACCTGGAACGCGTCGCCCTGCTGCGCGGCCCGGCGTCTTCGCTGTACGGCCAGACCCCGCCCGGCGGCCTGCTGGACATGACCAGCCGCCGTCCGGAAGCTGAAAGCAGCCATGAAGTGCAGCTGCAGGTCGGCAGCTACGAGCACAAGCAGATTTCCTTCGACAGCACCGGCAAGGTCGACGACGCCGGCAACCTGCTCTACCGCGTCAGCGGTGTGGTCCGCGACAGCAACACGCAGATCGAGCACGTCGACAACAAGCGCTACAACATCGCGCCGAGCCTGACCTGGAACTTCGACGAAGACACCAAGCTGACCTTCCTCTCGCAGTTCAACCGCGACGATACCGGCATCACCAGCCAGTTCCTGCCGCTGCAGGGCACCAAGCTGTCCACCCCGGCGGGCGAGGTGAAGTACCACAAGAACCTGGGCGACCCCGAGTGGGAGTTCTACGACAAGACCTATTACGCCCTGGGTTACGCCTTCGAGCACCGCATCAACGACGTCTGGCAGTTCCGTCAGAACCTGCGCTACACCAAGAGCGACCTGTCCTTCCAGGGCATCACCGCCGGCGGCAGCGCGACCTCGGTCAGCGACGACGGCACCCTGGCCCGCGGCGCCAACGTGGTGAATGAAGACATCAGCCAGTTCGCCATCGACAACAACCTCCAGGCGGACTTCTCCACCGGCCCGCTCAAGCACACCCTGCTGCTGGGCCTGGATCACCAGCGCGCCAACACCAACTACAAGTGGCTGTATGGCGCGGCGTCGACCAGCAATATCAACAAGCCGATCTACGGGCAGGACTTCAGCAACGTCGCCTTCACCGCGTACAACGATTACAACCAGAAGATGCGCGACACCGGCCTCTACGCGCAGGACCAGATAGCCCTCGACAACTGGCGCCTGACCCTGGGCGGCCGCCAGGACTGGGCCCACACCGGCTCGAAGTTCTACAACGCCGGCGGCGCCACCGATACCCGTCGCGACAGCCAGTTCAGCGGCAACGCAGCCCTCAGCTACGTGTTCGAGAATGGCGTGGCGCCCTACGTGTCCTATGCCGAGTCGTTCCAGACCGAAGCGGGCGGCGCCGCCGGCGCGGCCTTCGAGCCGAGCACCGGCAAGCAGTACGAGCTGGGCGTGAAATACCAGCCGGTGGGCACCGACCTGATGCTCAGCGCTGCCGTCTACGACCTGACCCGCAAGAACATTGTCCTCACCGGCAGCGACTTCATCAGCCGCCCGGTGGGCGAAGCGCAGGTGCGTGGCTTCGAGCTGGAAGCGGTGGGCAACGTCACCGAGAACCTCAAGGTGACCGCCGCCTACACCTACGCCAACAGCAAGATGACCAAGGTCGCCAACCCGCTGGACAAGAACCGTCCGCTGCCGCTCACCCCGGAAAACCAGGCCTCGCTGTGGGCCGACTACACCTGGCATGACGGCCTGCTCGACGGCTTTGGCCTGGGCTTCGGCACCCGCTACGTCGGCGAGACCCATAACATCGCCATCGGCAGCATGGGCTACGTGCGCGACAAGTCTGACGGCGACACCGGCTCCTACACCGTCTACGACGCCGCGGTGCACTATGACCTCGGCCGCCTGGACAACAGCCTCAACGGCCTGAACGTCGCGCTGAACGCCAACAACGTATTCGACAAGGAATACATCTCCACCTGCGACGGCTTCTACTGCTACTACGGCGACCGTCGCAACGTGGTGGCCAGCGTCAACTACAAGTTCTGACCGGAACCGGCGGCCCGCGCAACGCGGGCCGCTTCGATGTTTAGGGGAACGTAGGAGCGGGCTCCGTCCGCGATGGCCTCCGGCGCGAGGCGGACCTATCGCGGACAGAGTCCGCTCCTACGCAATGCCCACCTGCTCAGCGCCGCACGGCTCCCCAGACCACACTCGCATCGTCGTGGATCTTCAGGCGCGGATAGTCCAGCGCCTGGCCATCGGCGCTTTCCAGCGCGCGCAATTCGTCGATCAGCGCTTCGACGCCACGTTCGGGCAGCGCCGCGAACAGCGAATCCAGGTCGTAGCGACGGAAATCCAGCAGCCGGTCGAATCCATCGGTCACCAGCATGAACGCCTTCAGACCCGAAGGGTCGAGCACCCGGCGCTGCACATGCGCAATCCAGCGCTCGCTCGGATCGAGGCACCAATAGCCTTGCGGGGTGTTCGCCAGCGCCCGGTTGCGCCGTACCCACTCGCGACTGGCCTGCCACAGCTGCGCATGGGACCAATCCGGGTTTGCCTCGCGCAGCGCCAGCAGGCGCTGCACCGACTGGCGGTCGATCTCTTCCAGCGGGGTGTCGCCGAAGCTCTCCACATGCCCGTCATCCCACGCCAGGTGGATGCAGGTGTCGCAGAGATTGAGCAGCTCCAGCGAACCATCGCCCAGCACCCGCAGCAGGCTCAGGCAGGCGGTGGGCAGGTTCAGATCAAGACTCACGGCCACGCCGGAATCACGCTGGAAATCCACAGCGATGCCCGCCTGCAATTGCACCAGCAGGTCTTGAGTCGGCCGGTACGGCTGCTCCTCCAGCAGGCGCTGGAGGTGGGCATTGGCGCTCTGCGCCAGCCAGCGCGCATCGCTCTCGCCGCCCACCAGCCCCTGCCCGAGACTGGTCGCCCCGTCCAGCACCCAGGCCGCCGTGGCGGTATAGCCGATGGCATCGTCATTCACCGGCGAGCCCTGGCGGCACGCCGCCCCCAATACGGAAATCGTCGTCACAACCGCTCTCCTTCGTTTCGTCGGCCACACTGACCGGCGTACAGTCTCATCACCTTCCGGACTCTGCCAAGGAGAGCCCCATGTTTCGAGTCCTGCCGTTGCTGCTCGCCGGCCTGTTGCTGGCCACCGGCGCCCACGCCACGCAAGTGAAGTACTTCGACCTGCCCAAGGGCTCCGGCCCGCACGACGTGGCGCCCACCGAGGACGGCAAGGTCTGGTACACCGCGCAGAAGCTCGGCGTGCTTGGCCGGCTCGATCCGCAGACCGGGCAGAGCGAGCAGATCAGTCTCGGCAAGGGCTCCAGCCCCCACGGCGTGATCGCCGACGCCAACGGCGACGCCTGGATCACCGACAGTGGCCTCAACGCCATCGTCCACGTGGACGCGCAGCGTCTGGGCGTGGAAGTCATCCCATTGCCCAAGGAAGCGGCCAACGCCAATCTCAACACTGCGGTATTCGATGACGACGGCGTGCTGTGGTTCACCGGGCAGAATGGCTTCTACGGTCGACTCGACCCGGACAGCCGCGACCTGAAAGTCTGGCCGGCTCCGCGCGGCAAAGGCCCGTACGGCATCGCCGTGACTCCGGATGGAGGCGTCTGGTACGCGTCCCTCGCGGGCAACTACATCGGCCAGGTCGACGATATTGCCGATAACGCCACCACCTTCGACGCCCCCGGCAACGACAGCGGCCCGCGTCGCCTGTGGGCCGACTCCGTGGGGCGGCTGTGGATCAGCCAGTGGAACGCCGGAAGCCTGGCGCGCTTCGACCCCAGCGACAACCAGTGGAAAACCTGGAAGCTGCCGGGCGATCATCCGCAGCCCTACGCGGTCTACGTCGATGCCATGGACCAGGTCTGGCTGAGCGATTTCGCCGCCAATGCCCTGCTGCGCTTCGATCCGCAGAGCGAGAAATTCACCACCTACCCGAGCGACCACGAACACGCCAACGTGCGTCAGCTGCTCGGCCGGCCCGGCGAGGTGTGGGGTGCCGAATCCGGCACCGACCGCCTGGTCGTCATTCAAGATTGAACCCACCCAGGAGTCATCGATGAGTACCCGCCCCGTCCTGTTCCACGCCGCCGCGTCGCCCTTCGTGCGCAAGGTCATGGTCCTGCTGCACGAGACCGGCCAGGCCGATTCCGTGGAGCTGTACGCCGCCGTCCACACACCCATCGCGCCGGACGCCGGCGTGCTGCAGGACAACCCCGCCGGGAAGATTCCTGCCCTGCGCCTGGCCGACGGCCAGACCCTGCATGACAGCCGGGTGATCCTCGAATACCTCGACCAGCAGCACGCCGGCGAGCCGCTGATTCCCCGCGACGGCGCGGCACGCTGGCGCCGCCTGAGCCTCGCCTCATTGGCCGACGCAGTGCTGGATGCCGCCGTGCTGATTCGCTACGAAACCGCCATGCGCCCCCAGGAGAAACACTGGGACAAATGGCTCGACAACCAACAGCTGAAGATCGTCCGCACCCTCGCCTATTTCGACGGCCCGGCCCACCCCGAGCTGGCCGAGCGCTTCGACATCGCCGCGATCGGCGTCGCCTGCGCGCTGGGCTATCTGGACTTCCGCCAGCCGCACTGGGATTGGCGCGCGGACCATCCGCAGCTGGCGAAGTGGTTCGCCGAAGTCAGCCAGCGGCCGTCGATGCAGGCGACCGTGCCGGGCTGACTGACGATGGGTATCGCTGCGCTCCACCCATCCTACGAGGGCCAGGGTACTCAGCTCAGAGTGTGGGCCGGCATGCTCCAGACCTGCCAGCCCGCACCGCCCAGCCCCCTCTCCCCTCGGGAGAGGGTTGGGGTTAGGGGAAGACGGCTGCGCCAGGTCTTCATCATCGGCTGGCTGTGCCGCACGACCCGCCGCTGAAAACGCTCATCACGCATTTCCCTCCGCCCCATCCCCTGCTCGAACAACCCGGCGATACGCCGCGCCAGCCGCCGCCCCACCTCGCGCTCCTCGCGCAGCCCTGCCCACGCACTCATGACTGCTGCTCCTGGCGGCCGAAGCGATAGATCGGCAGCGCCAGCAGCAGGCCGAGCTGGGCGACTCCCACACACATCTCCAGGAAGGAGCGCACGTGGGGATTGTTCGCCGCATCCTCGACGCCGGTGAGCAACTCCCACCAATCGCCCGGCAGCAGCAGG harbors:
- a CDS encoding RNA polymerase sigma factor; this translates as MGSGELVGALYRDHRDWLTAWLNRNLGCPQRAEDLSQDTFVRVLGRRELPFLREPRAFLVTVAKGLLVDHWRRVALEQAYLEELKFLPEAVQPSAEEHCLILADLREIDRLLGKLSTRARSAFLLNRLDGLGHAEIAEQLGVSVPRVRQYIAQGLRQCYIALYGEPT
- a CDS encoding FecR domain-containing protein, producing MKGPVSLQVLDEAISWQLRLGSGESRPDDEAAFARWHSAHSEHARAWSQLGMLDRSLAGAAPKAARNALLRSPGESRRKVRRLAGTGLSLLLLGALALGVGNRYTPVRYVFSDLVTATGEQRELRLPDNTLLKLNSRTAVDVRFDAQQRRIVLLSGEILVETAHGDSRPFIVETDEGRLRALGTRFLVERDEGDSTLLSVLQSAVAARPEQLPDERVINQGQQVRVRANGFGTVEANSATADAWTHGMLVVDNVRLSELIDQLARYSPGYLAVDPALADLRITGSFPLKNIDLALSSLEPTLPVRIEKHGPWWSRVVPRG
- a CDS encoding TonB-dependent siderophore receptor; the protein is MRRPFELSLRPCLLATAILLATSSALAADAVRDYQLPAGPLASTLNRIAAEGGLSLSLDPALAQGRSAHAVQGRFDAASALRQALQGTGLELVESESGSYSLRPVPSDTLSMSATTISGTQEDPDGPTVGYLATRTRAGTKTDTPLLEAPRSISVATREQMQDRNVQSLDDAVRYMPGVIASSYGNDTRAEWLKVRGFEPTQFLDGLPLPKGSYVMPKLETWDLERVALLRGPASSLYGQTPPGGLLDMTSRRPEAESSHEVQLQVGSYEHKQISFDSTGKVDDAGNLLYRVSGVVRDSNTQIEHVDNKRYNIAPSLTWNFDEDTKLTFLSQFNRDDTGITSQFLPLQGTKLSTPAGEVKYHKNLGDPEWEFYDKTYYALGYAFEHRINDVWQFRQNLRYTKSDLSFQGITAGGSATSVSDDGTLARGANVVNEDISQFAIDNNLQADFSTGPLKHTLLLGLDHQRANTNYKWLYGAASTSNINKPIYGQDFSNVAFTAYNDYNQKMRDTGLYAQDQIALDNWRLTLGGRQDWAHTGSKFYNAGGATDTRRDSQFSGNAALSYVFENGVAPYVSYAESFQTEAGGAAGAAFEPSTGKQYELGVKYQPVGTDLMLSAAVYDLTRKNIVLTGSDFISRPVGEAQVRGFELEAVGNVTENLKVTAAYTYANSKMTKVANPLDKNRPLPLTPENQASLWADYTWHDGLLDGFGLGFGTRYVGETHNIAIGSMGYVRDKSDGDTGSYTVYDAAVHYDLGRLDNSLNGLNVALNANNVFDKEYISTCDGFYCYYGDRRNVVASVNYKF
- a CDS encoding protein phosphatase 2C domain-containing protein; its protein translation is MTTISVLGAACRQGSPVNDDAIGYTATAAWVLDGATSLGQGLVGGESDARWLAQSANAHLQRLLEEQPYRPTQDLLVQLQAGIAVDFQRDSGVAVSLDLNLPTACLSLLRVLGDGSLELLNLCDTCIHLAWDDGHVESFGDTPLEEIDRQSVQRLLALREANPDWSHAQLWQASREWVRRNRALANTPQGYWCLDPSERWIAHVQRRVLDPSGLKAFMLVTDGFDRLLDFRRYDLDSLFAALPERGVEALIDELRALESADGQALDYPRLKIHDDASVVWGAVRR
- a CDS encoding SMP-30/gluconolactonase/LRE family protein, producing the protein MFRVLPLLLAGLLLATGAHATQVKYFDLPKGSGPHDVAPTEDGKVWYTAQKLGVLGRLDPQTGQSEQISLGKGSSPHGVIADANGDAWITDSGLNAIVHVDAQRLGVEVIPLPKEAANANLNTAVFDDDGVLWFTGQNGFYGRLDPDSRDLKVWPAPRGKGPYGIAVTPDGGVWYASLAGNYIGQVDDIADNATTFDAPGNDSGPRRLWADSVGRLWISQWNAGSLARFDPSDNQWKTWKLPGDHPQPYAVYVDAMDQVWLSDFAANALLRFDPQSEKFTTYPSDHEHANVRQLLGRPGEVWGAESGTDRLVVIQD
- a CDS encoding glutathione S-transferase yields the protein MSTRPVLFHAAASPFVRKVMVLLHETGQADSVELYAAVHTPIAPDAGVLQDNPAGKIPALRLADGQTLHDSRVILEYLDQQHAGEPLIPRDGAARWRRLSLASLADAVLDAAVLIRYETAMRPQEKHWDKWLDNQQLKIVRTLAYFDGPAHPELAERFDIAAIGVACALGYLDFRQPHWDWRADHPQLAKWFAEVSQRPSMQATVPG
- a CDS encoding ABC transporter substrate-binding protein, which produces MSAWAGLREEREVGRRLARRIAGLFEQGMGRREMRDERFQRRVVRHSQPMMKTWRSRLPLTPTLSRGERGLGGAGWQVWSMPAHTLS